Proteins from a single region of Undibacterium sp. KW1:
- the pheT gene encoding phenylalanine--tRNA ligase subunit beta has protein sequence MQFSENWLRTMVDPKMTSDELSHLLTMSGLEVEEVEPVAPPFNNVVVAEIREIAKHPDADKLNVCQVDVGTGSLLNIVCGAPNVRVGMKVPCAMVGAILPPGADGKPFEIKIGKLRGVESYGMLCSARELKLSEDHGGLMDLPSDAPVGQNFRDYYQLNDLKFTIKLTPNKADCLSVLGVAREVSALTGTAMHLPEAVVLPVTLQEVLPVKVSAPDLCGRFAGRVIRGVNARAATPEWMKQRLERSGQRPISALVDISNYVMLELGRPSHVFDLDKIHGGLEVRWGKAGESLKLLNGNTVEVDDWVGVISDDKEIESLAGIMGGDSTSVTLDTQNIYLEAAFWWPQAIQGRARRFNFSTDAAHRFERGVDFASIVEHIERISALIVEICGGAEQVKLGPVDDQIVNLPQRLPVKLRTARAVKVIGVALDDARIADIFTRLGLQFTQQPGEFLVTPPSYRFDIEIEEDLIEEVARVYGFENIPALPPVAANAMLIAPENQRSLFAVRRLVADQDYQEVVNYSFVEEAWEKDFAGNDAPVKLLNPIASQMSVMRTSMIGSLVANARYNLNRKLNRVRIFEIGAVYLQDAGVQDGPLEVAGYHQPKRLAALAYGPVAEEQWGQDTRNVDFFDIKADLEALFAPGSLRFVKNEHVALHPGRSASIEFEGKVIGFIGELHPRLQQKYDLPLAPVVFEVDVTALQQVQVPSYQEISKFQAVTRDLALVVKQTVVVQNLLDVFKQEAQQNEACKIVQGFVLFDEYRGKGLEADEKSLAFRFSLQDTQSTLQDDKVEAAMQALVQAASQQFAAKLR, from the coding sequence ATGCAATTTTCTGAAAACTGGCTACGTACCATGGTCGATCCGAAGATGACTTCGGATGAGTTGTCCCATCTGCTCACCATGTCGGGATTGGAAGTCGAAGAGGTGGAGCCGGTTGCTCCCCCATTTAATAATGTCGTCGTCGCGGAAATCCGCGAAATCGCCAAGCATCCCGATGCTGACAAGCTCAATGTCTGTCAGGTTGACGTAGGTACTGGCAGTCTCTTGAATATCGTTTGCGGCGCACCGAATGTGCGCGTAGGCATGAAAGTGCCATGCGCCATGGTTGGTGCCATCCTGCCACCTGGTGCAGACGGTAAACCGTTTGAAATCAAGATAGGTAAGCTGCGTGGCGTTGAGTCCTACGGCATGCTGTGCTCCGCCCGCGAATTGAAATTGTCGGAAGACCACGGCGGCCTGATGGACTTGCCGTCCGATGCACCAGTCGGTCAGAACTTCCGCGATTACTATCAACTTAATGACCTGAAATTCACCATCAAGCTGACACCCAACAAGGCGGACTGCCTGTCGGTACTCGGCGTGGCGCGTGAGGTATCTGCCCTGACTGGCACAGCCATGCACTTGCCGGAAGCAGTCGTGCTGCCAGTCACTTTGCAAGAAGTTTTGCCTGTTAAAGTCAGCGCACCTGACCTGTGCGGCCGTTTTGCTGGTCGTGTTATCCGTGGCGTCAATGCCCGTGCCGCGACGCCGGAATGGATGAAGCAAAGACTGGAGCGCAGTGGTCAGCGTCCTATCTCTGCACTGGTGGATATTTCCAACTATGTCATGTTGGAACTGGGCCGTCCGTCCCATGTGTTTGATCTGGACAAGATCCACGGTGGCCTGGAAGTGCGCTGGGGTAAAGCTGGTGAATCGCTGAAGCTCTTGAATGGCAATACGGTTGAGGTGGATGACTGGGTTGGCGTTATTTCAGATGATAAAGAAATTGAATCCCTGGCCGGTATCATGGGTGGTGACTCGACATCCGTGACTCTGGATACGCAAAACATTTATCTGGAAGCCGCTTTCTGGTGGCCACAGGCGATACAGGGCCGTGCCCGTCGTTTTAATTTCTCCACTGATGCAGCGCACCGCTTTGAGCGCGGCGTCGATTTTGCCTCTATCGTTGAACACATAGAGCGCATCAGCGCCCTGATCGTTGAGATTTGTGGTGGTGCCGAACAAGTCAAGCTGGGTCCGGTGGATGACCAGATCGTCAACCTGCCACAACGTCTGCCAGTCAAGCTGCGTACTGCACGTGCAGTGAAAGTCATCGGTGTGGCGCTGGATGATGCCAGGATTGCGGATATTTTCACCCGCCTGGGTTTGCAATTCACCCAGCAGCCAGGTGAGTTCCTGGTGACGCCGCCATCTTATCGCTTCGATATAGAAATCGAAGAAGATCTGATCGAAGAAGTGGCGCGTGTATATGGCTTTGAAAATATTCCTGCATTGCCGCCAGTAGCTGCCAATGCCATGCTGATCGCACCAGAAAACCAGCGTTCGCTGTTTGCCGTGCGTCGTCTCGTGGCTGACCAGGATTATCAGGAAGTGGTGAATTACAGCTTCGTTGAAGAAGCATGGGAAAAAGATTTTGCTGGCAATGATGCGCCAGTTAAATTGCTTAATCCTATCGCCAGCCAGATGAGTGTCATGCGTACCAGCATGATAGGCAGCCTGGTAGCGAATGCCCGTTATAACCTTAACCGTAAACTGAATCGCGTCCGTATTTTTGAAATCGGCGCAGTGTATTTGCAAGATGCTGGCGTGCAGGATGGTCCGCTGGAAGTGGCTGGCTATCACCAGCCTAAACGCCTGGCTGCATTGGCCTATGGCCCGGTAGCAGAAGAGCAGTGGGGCCAGGATACCCGCAATGTTGATTTCTTTGATATCAAGGCTGATCTGGAGGCCTTGTTTGCACCTGGTTCTTTGCGCTTCGTCAAGAATGAGCATGTCGCCCTGCATCCGGGCCGCAGTGCAAGCATAGAATTTGAAGGTAAAGTCATCGGCTTTATCGGTGAGTTGCATCCACGCCTGCAGCAAAAATATGACCTGCCTTTGGCACCCGTGGTATTTGAAGTTGATGTGACAGCCTTGCAACAAGTGCAAGTGCCCTCATATCAGGAAATATCCAAGTTTCAGGCAGTCACCCGCGATCTGGCGCTAGTTGTCAAACAGACAGTTGTAGTGCAAAATCTGCTGGATGTTTTCAAGCAGGAAGCGCAGCAGAACGAAGCATGTAAAATCGTGCAAGGCTTTGTTTTGTTTGATGAATATCGTGGAAAAGGTCTGGAAGCAGATGAGAAAAGTCTTGCTTTCCGCTTTAGCTTGCAAGATACTCAAAGTACGCTGCAAGACGATAAAGTGGAGGCTGCAATGCAAGCCCTGGTGCAAGCTGCGAGTCAGCAATTTGCTGCCAAACTGCGTTGA
- the pheS gene encoding phenylalanine--tRNA ligase subunit alpha, whose translation MNPLDQIVSQARADFLAANDAAALENAKALYLGKSGQITEQMKSLGKLPPEEKKVQGAVINAAKVQIEEALTERRDALANAQMQARLNAEAIDVSLPGRGRGVGGIHPVMRTWQRVEEIFRSIGFDVADGPEIETDWTNFTALNSPENHPARSMQDTFYVDGKDSQGKQLLLRTHTSPMQVRYARMNKPPIKVIAPGRTYRVDSDATHSPMFHQVEGLWIAEDISFADLKGVYLNFVKAFFETDDLQVRFRPSYFPFTEPSAEIDIAFGSGPLKGRWLEVSGSGQVHPSVVRNMGLDPEKYIGFAFGSGLERLTMLRYGVNDLRLFYEGDLRFLKQFN comes from the coding sequence TCAAATCGTCAGCCAGGCACGTGCTGATTTTCTGGCAGCAAATGATGCTGCAGCATTAGAGAACGCGAAAGCGCTTTACCTTGGTAAGAGTGGTCAGATTACAGAACAGATGAAGAGTCTGGGTAAATTGCCACCAGAGGAAAAAAAAGTACAGGGCGCAGTGATCAATGCCGCCAAAGTACAGATAGAAGAAGCCCTGACTGAAAGACGCGATGCCCTGGCGAATGCACAAATGCAGGCGCGCCTGAATGCAGAAGCGATCGATGTCAGCCTGCCTGGCCGTGGCCGTGGCGTTGGTGGTATCCACCCTGTCATGCGTACCTGGCAGCGTGTTGAAGAAATCTTCCGTTCCATCGGTTTTGACGTGGCAGACGGCCCCGAAATCGAAACGGACTGGACCAATTTTACCGCACTGAACAGCCCTGAAAACCATCCTGCACGCTCGATGCAGGACACCTTTTATGTCGATGGCAAAGATAGCCAGGGCAAACAATTATTGCTGCGTACTCATACCAGCCCCATGCAGGTGCGTTATGCACGCATGAACAAACCACCTATCAAAGTCATCGCGCCTGGCCGTACTTATCGCGTCGATAGTGATGCCACGCACTCCCCGATGTTCCATCAGGTTGAGGGCTTGTGGATTGCTGAAGACATCAGCTTTGCTGACCTCAAAGGCGTGTACCTGAATTTCGTCAAAGCCTTCTTTGAAACTGACGATTTGCAGGTGCGTTTCCGCCCATCGTATTTCCCATTCACGGAACCTTCAGCCGAGATCGACATCGCCTTTGGTAGTGGCCCGTTGAAAGGCCGCTGGCTGGAAGTGTCCGGCTCTGGCCAGGTACACCCTAGCGTGGTACGTAACATGGGTCTGGACCCGGAAAAATACATAGGCTTTGCCTTTGGCTCCGGTCTCGAGCGGCTGACCATGCTGCGCTATGGCGTCAATGATTTGCGCCTGTTCTACGAAGGCGATTTGCGCTTCCTGAAGCAGTTCAACTAA